Proteins encoded in a region of the Antedon mediterranea chromosome 2, ecAntMedi1.1, whole genome shotgun sequence genome:
- the LOC140040822 gene encoding somatostatin receptor type 2-like, producing the protein MADNSTDCPILVDAHLIFKYAASIVAIAFNLLIIVMILKFKNLQNIPNIFIFNLAVLDCINGVFYFGNNVWRTFYCFSPSYTFCVIYHGLELWKNLNIVYVIVILSLDRYFAIVHCISSKVYRTKKSAKCVCFLTFIASGIVSIPIWVHTHILEWEGINYCQIGLFDEYYKYYMFSLNYAVPLIAIILCYVLIVYAMASSQQIEQNNTTRKSSKRVLILAISIVLSFVILFSPFYIAVTFTDLQSDVHAVVVGMLFSHSVINPVLYTFIGQNFKKNLLKMWCCVKFMPCFSRFAHEPASSFRTTTTTIRHSTIRSNSKSSQDPDFGKDILGPNETIPLKQVL; encoded by the coding sequence ATGGCTGATAATAGTACGGATTGTCCTATACTGGTTGATGCTCACTTGATTTTTAAATATGCAGCATCTATTGTTGCAATTGCTTTCAATCTACTAATCAttgtaatgattttaaaatttaaaaacttgcaaaatataccaaatattttcattttcaacttGGCTGTACTGGATTGTATAAATGgtgtattttattttggtaACAACGTTTGGAgaacattttattgttttagccCTTCATATACTTTTTGTGTGATTTATCATGGTTTAGAATTGTGGAAAAATTTAAACATagtttatgttattgttattttgagCCTTGACAGGTATTTCGCCATCGTGCATTGCATTTCTTCGAAGGTTTACCGTACGAAAAAATCCGCaaaatgtgtttgttttctAACTTTTATAGCTTCAGGAATTGTTTCCATACCAATATGGGTACATACACACATTCTGGAGTGGGAAGGCATTAATTATTGTCAAATCGGATTGTTCGATGAATACTATAAGTATTACATGTTTTCTCTGAACTATGCAGTACCGTTGATTGCAATTATCCTCTGTTATGTTCTGATTGTGTATGCCATGGCTTCATCACAACAGATTGAACAAAACAACACAACGCGGAAATCATCAAAACGTGTGCTTATTCTTGCTATTTCTATAGTTTTATCATTCGTAATACTCTTTTCACCATTTTATATCGCTGTAACTTTTACAGATCTTCAGTCAGATGTTCATGCAGTGGTTGTTGGCATGTTGTTCTCTCATAGTGTAATAAATCCGGTGTTGTACACATTCATTggacaaaattttaaaaagaatttgttGAAAATGTGGTGTTGCGTCAAGTTTATGCCATGTTTTTCGAGATTTGCACATGAGCCAGCATCCAGCTTTcgaacaacaacaacaacaattagaCATTCCACCATAAGGTCAAATTCTAAGTCTTCACAAGATCCTGATTTTGGAAAAGACATTCTTGGGCCAAATGAGACTATTCCATTAAAACAAGTGCTGTAG